The following proteins come from a genomic window of Candidatus Rokuibacteriota bacterium:
- the recO gene encoding DNA repair protein RecO produces MALYRSRAVVIGRRALGESDRLVEFYTRDFGKVRGVAKSARRPRSRFVAALEPFTLGDLVFFDTGRSELVRVDHFDILHPFVRVREHLERLGRGAWTVECLARLSADRDPHPALFGLLVRSLRALEGGTRPARVAVCFGVRAVDLLGHRPRIDRCVECGRGYPFPDAVLDVEAGGLVCRPCGPRAHAIPLSERAVGTLGRLRGFRWEEGLRLPLSPALDEELTGILEGTVTRLIGQVPRSLRFLAQTRRPLPPMLS; encoded by the coding sequence ATGGCGCTTTACCGGTCTCGTGCCGTCGTCATCGGCCGCCGCGCTCTCGGCGAGAGCGACCGCCTGGTGGAGTTCTACACGCGGGACTTCGGCAAGGTGCGCGGCGTCGCCAAGTCGGCCCGGCGGCCCCGGTCGCGCTTCGTGGCCGCACTGGAGCCCTTCACGCTGGGCGACCTGGTCTTCTTCGACACCGGCCGGAGCGAGCTCGTACGGGTGGACCACTTCGACATCCTCCACCCGTTCGTCCGGGTGCGGGAGCACCTGGAGCGGCTCGGACGGGGAGCGTGGACGGTCGAGTGCCTGGCGCGTCTCTCCGCGGACCGGGATCCCCATCCGGCGCTCTTCGGCCTGCTGGTCCGGAGTCTCCGGGCGCTCGAAGGAGGAACCCGTCCGGCGCGGGTCGCCGTCTGCTTCGGCGTCCGCGCCGTGGATCTCCTGGGGCACCGCCCGCGGATCGACCGGTGCGTGGAATGCGGCCGCGGGTACCCTTTTCCGGACGCGGTCCTCGACGTCGAGGCAGGGGGCCTCGTGTGTCGCCCGTGCGGTCCCCGGGCGCATGCCATCCCGCTGAGCGAGCGCGCGGTGGGCACGCTCGGCCGGCTGCGCGGGTTCCGCTGGGAGGAGGGGCTGCGGCTCCCCCTGAGCCCCGCCCTCGACGAGGAGTTGACCGGGATCCTGGAGGGGACCGTGACCCGGCTCATCGGGCAGGTGCCGCGCTCGCTCCGCTTCCTCGCTCAGACCCGCCGGCCGCTGCCCCCCATGCTATCCTGA